A genomic stretch from Sulfurihydrogenibium azorense Az-Fu1 includes:
- a CDS encoding MBL fold metallo-hydrolase: protein MKKIFFVVLLLIVSNTFAMDLKQFYKNMYMVRGVDAMPSVENRGFMSNAYAILTKEGWIVIDSLSTPELSKEFYDELMKVKKAPLKYLIITHYHPDHWYGASTFKQAGATVIAHKKLNEFYNSPEAKMTLEASNQRFGGLYKNVKLIPADVEVSDKKDLKVGEYEISIISMTPAHTNNDIVVFVKNEKVLFAGDLVYINRIPFAGDRGASSKNWLKVLNEMKNLNPKIILGGHNEPMDIKAIDFTYNYLEYTRSTVKKLKEQGKSLDEIKAYINQNSPYKNYVMCDVFNDANVYKIYNDLDLEDFE from the coding sequence ATGAAAAAAATTTTCTTTGTTGTTTTACTTCTAATAGTGTCAAACACATTCGCAATGGATTTAAAACAGTTTTACAAAAATATGTATATGGTTCGTGGTGTTGATGCTATGCCATCTGTAGAAAACAGAGGTTTTATGTCAAACGCTTACGCAATCTTAACAAAAGAAGGTTGGATAGTGATAGACAGTCTATCAACACCAGAACTTTCAAAAGAGTTTTATGATGAGCTGATGAAAGTAAAAAAAGCACCTCTAAAATACCTTATCATTACCCACTATCACCCAGACCATTGGTATGGAGCTTCTACATTTAAGCAAGCTGGTGCAACGGTTATAGCTCACAAAAAACTTAACGAATTTTATAATTCACCTGAGGCAAAAATGACTCTGGAAGCTTCCAATCAAAGATTTGGAGGATTATACAAAAACGTAAAACTAATTCCTGCTGATGTTGAAGTGTCAGACAAAAAAGATTTAAAAGTGGGAGAGTATGAGATATCTATTATCTCTATGACTCCAGCCCATACAAATAACGACATAGTAGTTTTTGTAAAAAATGAGAAAGTCCTTTTTGCAGGAGACTTAGTATATATAAACAGAATACCATTTGCAGGAGATAGAGGAGCTTCTTCCAAAAACTGGCTTAAAGTTTTAAACGAGATGAAAAACCTAAACCCTAAGATAATACTTGGTGGACACAACGAACCTATGGACATAAAAGCCATAGACTTTACATACAACTACTTAGAATACACTCGCAGTACAGTTAAAAAACTAAAAGAACAAGGCAAGTCCTTAGATGAGATAAAAGCTTACATAAACCAAAACTCTCCTTATAAAAATTATGTTATGTGTGATGTATTTAACGATGCAAACGTTTATAAAATATACAACGATTTAGATTTAGAAGACTTTGAATAA
- a CDS encoding DsrE family protein, whose protein sequence is MKKFLAVILLFVGFSFAQDNPKAVINLTTGDLNRFKMYLLSGVANSAEYYKNNLKDLKVVVIIHGDAYKFFIKDLQNSPYKDDKTLIEAQKELQAKLEYLHKNYGVRFQMCEQGMKGKKIDPKTLYPFVELIHNAFIGLVNWQNEGYAYIPLH, encoded by the coding sequence ATGAAAAAGTTTTTAGCTGTTATCCTTCTTTTTGTAGGTTTTTCCTTTGCACAGGACAATCCAAAAGCAGTTATTAACCTCACCACAGGAGACTTAAACAGATTTAAAATGTACCTTTTAAGTGGTGTAGCAAACTCTGCAGAATATTACAAAAACAACCTTAAAGATTTAAAAGTAGTAGTTATAATACATGGAGACGCTTACAAATTTTTTATAAAAGACCTTCAAAACTCTCCTTACAAAGACGATAAAACATTAATAGAAGCTCAAAAAGAATTACAAGCAAAGTTAGAGTACCTTCATAAAAACTACGGTGTAAGATTTCAAATGTGTGAACAAGGAATGAAAGGGAAAAAAATTGACCCCAAAACCTTATACCCATTCGTAGAACTTATTCATAACGCTTTTATAGGTCTTGTTAACTGGCAAAACGAAGGATACGCTTATATCCCACTACACTAA
- a CDS encoding KdsC family phosphatase — MLEEKAKKVKWFVFDVDGILTDGKIIYDSEGREIKNFCVKDGIGIHMLHLSGIKTAIITGRNSEVVNKRAIELGISEVFQNSSNKLQHYKYLKEKYSLQDEEILYMGDDIVDIPVLKRVGFPATVPSAPEEVKKLCIYITQQEGGNGAVREVIDLVLKIQGKYENIIKKYCDLE; from the coding sequence ATGTTAGAAGAGAAAGCTAAGAAAGTAAAATGGTTTGTTTTTGATGTAGATGGTATTCTAACAGATGGTAAAATCATCTACGATAGTGAAGGTAGAGAGATTAAAAACTTCTGTGTAAAAGACGGAATAGGTATACACATGCTCCATCTATCAGGTATAAAAACAGCCATAATAACAGGAAGAAACTCCGAAGTTGTAAACAAAAGAGCCATTGAGCTTGGTATAAGTGAAGTTTTCCAAAACTCTTCAAATAAACTTCAGCATTATAAATACCTAAAAGAAAAATACTCCCTACAAGATGAAGAGATTTTATACATGGGAGATGATATAGTTGATATTCCGGTTTTAAAAAGAGTAGGTTTTCCTGCAACAGTCCCTTCAGCGCCAGAAGAAGTTAAAAAACTTTGTATATACATAACACAGCAAGAAGGTGGAAACGGAGCTGTAAGAGAAGTAATAGACCTTGTTTTAAAAATACAAGGCAAATACGAAAACATAATAAAAAAGTACTGTGATTTAGAATGA
- a CDS encoding class I SAM-dependent methyltransferase: MNDKDRERWNKKYLEGFLPKEEPSTILKDFIHLANKGKALDIAAGLGRNALFLAQNGFTVDAVDISDVAIEKLKNLHPNINPIHADLKEYRPPENTYDLIVNVNFLERSLFPYIKEALKEGGVLIFETFLEGSPSKTTKDFLLRKNELLHSFLSLHVVFYQEKQVITCNQETAYKAYLVAIKKC; encoded by the coding sequence ATGAACGATAAAGATAGAGAAAGATGGAACAAAAAGTACCTTGAAGGTTTCTTACCAAAAGAAGAACCTTCTACAATACTAAAAGATTTTATTCATTTAGCAAACAAAGGAAAAGCCCTTGATATAGCAGCTGGACTTGGAAGAAATGCTTTATTTTTAGCTCAAAATGGTTTTACGGTTGACGCAGTAGATATATCCGATGTTGCAATAGAAAAACTTAAAAATCTTCATCCCAACATAAACCCTATCCATGCAGACTTAAAAGAGTACAGACCCCCCGAAAACACTTACGACTTGATTGTAAATGTAAACTTTTTAGAAAGATCTTTGTTTCCTTACATAAAAGAAGCTCTAAAAGAAGGTGGAGTTTTAATTTTTGAGACTTTTTTGGAAGGTTCTCCAAGTAAAACTACTAAAGACTTTTTACTTAGAAAAAACGAGCTTTTACACTCATTTTTATCCTTACATGTTGTATTTTACCAAGAAAAGCAAGTTATAACTTGTAATCAGGAAACTGCATACAAGGCTTATTTAGTTGCGATTAAAAAATGCTGA
- a CDS encoding MATE family efflux transporter gives MIQVIVDMIMLGRVSPVAIAAAGISMQFLGLLYAFMASFSVGNSAVVSRFVGAKELDEASKTTFTSSVIAFLISIPFTIFGVFFSKYVFIFMGSSEEVVKAGETYLSIISLTFPVIFIEFALYSSLNASGDTKTPLKIVVVANVINTVLAYTLIFGKFGFPALGIKGAAIATAISYYISFVLYLYVFLTKKSIVSFYPLFVKDYAKRVLGIGIPAGVERVITYFSFLLFVKMIAEYGTYTLAGYQVGLRIEGLAFMPGFGFTIAAMTLVGQSIGAKNYEEAQKLGWQTAKIASVFMGFMGVLMFLFPQYFAMIFTNDEKVIQEAILYLKVVGLTQVPLAIGFVLSGALRGAGSTKLTLLINTASLWFFRIIPAYVLSKMFGNVLYIYYAMFVETFLKAGILYYMFKKGYWKRQVKWKT, from the coding sequence ATGATTCAAGTTATTGTAGATATGATTATGCTTGGTAGAGTCTCTCCAGTTGCAATTGCAGCTGCCGGCATATCTATGCAGTTTTTAGGGCTTTTATACGCATTTATGGCTTCTTTTTCCGTAGGTAATTCTGCAGTTGTATCAAGGTTTGTAGGTGCCAAAGAGCTTGATGAAGCAAGTAAAACAACTTTTACATCTTCTGTTATAGCTTTTTTAATATCCATACCTTTTACCATCTTTGGAGTCTTTTTTTCTAAGTATGTTTTTATATTTATGGGTTCTTCTGAAGAAGTGGTAAAAGCAGGAGAAACTTACTTATCTATCATATCTTTAACTTTTCCAGTTATATTTATAGAGTTTGCTCTATACTCATCTTTAAACGCATCAGGAGACACAAAAACTCCTTTAAAAATCGTTGTTGTTGCAAACGTTATAAACACAGTTTTAGCTTATACTTTAATATTTGGTAAATTTGGTTTTCCAGCACTTGGAATAAAAGGAGCTGCAATAGCCACAGCTATAAGTTATTATATTAGCTTTGTGTTATACCTTTATGTATTTTTGACTAAAAAGTCTATAGTGTCCTTTTATCCCCTGTTTGTAAAAGATTACGCTAAAAGAGTTTTAGGCATAGGTATTCCTGCAGGAGTTGAAAGGGTTATAACTTACTTTTCTTTTTTACTGTTTGTTAAGATGATTGCAGAGTATGGCACTTACACATTGGCAGGTTATCAGGTAGGACTTAGGATAGAAGGACTTGCATTTATGCCCGGGTTTGGTTTTACTATAGCAGCTATGACTTTAGTAGGTCAAAGTATAGGAGCAAAAAATTACGAAGAAGCCCAAAAGTTAGGCTGGCAAACTGCAAAGATAGCATCAGTTTTTATGGGTTTTATGGGTGTTTTGATGTTTTTATTTCCACAGTATTTTGCTATGATATTTACAAACGACGAAAAAGTAATTCAGGAAGCTATTTTATACTTAAAAGTTGTAGGACTTACACAGGTTCCCCTTGCAATAGGTTTTGTTTTAAGTGGAGCATTAAGAGGAGCCGGCTCAACTAAACTAACACTTCTAATAAACACAGCTTCTTTATGGTTTTTTAGAATAATACCTGCTTATGTGCTTTCTAAGATGTTTGGAAATGTGTTGTATATTTACTATGCGATGTTTGTAGAGACGTTTTTAAAAGCTGGGATACTATATTACATGTTTAAAAAAGGATACTGGAAGAGGCAAGTAAAATGGAAAACTTAG
- a CDS encoding ComEC/Rec2 family competence protein, with protein MIYPWLFTLITFVLGILLNQKLNLSVSLVVPVLVFLLSVVFKGYLRYIVLNVGVFLLAFSVSYKEKIDSFEIKNPSFFECRVVSFPNEYKTSKSFDCKVISSDYQQLKGKSIKVYSKEEDIYFFTRLAFFGKGKVEDGEVKVSTIKNFVIVDNSDNPLYSFFKLKDNLIKNYGLHRLNNETFATGTALIFGERRYIDYSIYKPFLETGLAHLIAISGSHIAILFFSLNFILFFLNERVRYSVIAFILPFYAVFTGFGIPVVRSVFMALFFIFSKFFYLKSNSLNILFFTAFVFLLISPDSLFSMSFQLSFMAVLGIILGIEVFKDYNNFVKLLGVSLFATLFTAPIVLYYFYNFSPTGIIATPIASLPLYPLLTLSVFNIFTGFNVDFLVKFMDFFGMIFIEVVKFFSSLGFYYTGFSPSLWVVGLYFVVILTVFLLKIRPVEKVLVSCFAFVVFLFLSKSDLRPKIYTIKTKVYPVVFVAREGKCYLFTDFEYRMALNLLRKEGCRVSYLLTENTEKFSDDFVLNFDRIITYTYQVNVDDVRFKKWVEPYLVINGREYFLKNDDRVIFLD; from the coding sequence GTGATTTACCCGTGGTTATTTACACTTATAACATTTGTTTTAGGGATACTTTTAAACCAAAAACTTAACTTAAGTGTATCTTTAGTTGTTCCTGTTTTAGTCTTTTTATTGTCTGTTGTTTTTAAGGGTTATCTAAGGTATATAGTTTTAAATGTTGGTGTTTTTCTGCTGGCTTTTTCTGTAAGTTATAAAGAGAAGATAGATAGTTTTGAGATAAAAAATCCTTCTTTTTTTGAGTGTAGAGTTGTATCATTCCCAAATGAATATAAAACTTCTAAATCTTTTGATTGTAAAGTTATATCTTCTGATTACCAGCAGTTGAAAGGAAAGAGTATAAAAGTTTATTCAAAGGAAGAAGATATATACTTTTTTACAAGATTGGCTTTTTTTGGTAAAGGAAAGGTTGAAGATGGAGAAGTAAAAGTCAGCACTATAAAAAATTTTGTTATAGTAGATAACTCTGATAATCCTCTATACTCATTTTTTAAGCTAAAAGATAATCTCATTAAAAATTACGGACTTCACAGACTAAACAATGAGACTTTTGCTACTGGAACTGCTTTGATATTTGGTGAGAGAAGGTATATTGATTATAGTATCTATAAACCTTTTTTAGAAACAGGTCTTGCTCATCTAATAGCAATATCTGGGTCTCACATTGCTATACTGTTTTTCTCTTTAAACTTTATTTTGTTTTTCTTAAATGAGAGGGTTAGGTACAGTGTTATAGCTTTTATTCTTCCTTTTTATGCAGTTTTTACCGGTTTTGGTATTCCTGTTGTAAGGTCTGTTTTTATGGCTTTGTTTTTTATATTCTCTAAATTTTTTTACTTAAAAAGTAATTCTTTAAACATCTTGTTTTTTACTGCTTTTGTTTTTCTACTTATAAGTCCAGACTCTTTATTTTCTATGTCTTTTCAACTTTCTTTTATGGCTGTGCTTGGAATAATACTTGGTATTGAGGTTTTTAAGGATTACAATAATTTTGTTAAATTATTAGGTGTGTCTTTATTTGCAACATTATTTACAGCTCCTATAGTTTTGTACTACTTTTATAACTTTTCTCCAACGGGTATAATAGCAACTCCTATAGCTTCTTTGCCTTTGTATCCTCTTTTAACTCTTTCGGTTTTTAATATTTTTACTGGGTTTAATGTTGATTTTTTGGTTAAGTTTATGGACTTTTTTGGAATGATTTTTATTGAGGTAGTTAAGTTTTTCTCAAGTTTGGGTTTTTACTACACCGGATTTAGTCCGTCTTTGTGGGTTGTTGGGCTGTATTTTGTTGTAATTTTAACTGTTTTTTTATTGAAGATTAGACCTGTTGAAAAGGTTTTGGTTAGTTGTTTTGCTTTTGTTGTTTTTCTGTTTTTGAGTAAAAGTGATTTAAGGCCTAAGATTTATACTATCAAGACTAAGGTTTATCCTGTTGTGTTTGTAGCAAGGGAAGGAAAGTGTTATCTTTTTACGGATTTTGAGTATAGGATGGCTTTAAACCTTTTGAGGAAGGAAGGTTGTAGGGTAAGTTATCTTTTAACGGAAAATACTGAAAAGTTTTCAGATGATTTTGTTTTAAATTTTGATAGGATTATAACCTACACTTATCAGGTAAATGTAGATGATGTTAGATTTAAAAAGTGGGTAGAGCCGTATTTAGTGATAAATGGTAGGGAGTATTTCTTGAAAAATGATGATAGAGTTATTTTCTTGGATTAA
- a CDS encoding VTT domain-containing protein, producing the protein MEILNFILHIDKYLAILIENYGTLVYLILFFIIFSETGFVITPFLPGDSLLFVLGAFSAVNLLDIKILYPLLLTAAILGNTVNFFIGYYFGEKILRNGKLVKKEYIQQTEEFFQKHGGKAVIISRFLPIFRTFVPFVAGIGKMDTHKFMFYNFIGGFSWITLFLLLGYFTGNIPFVKENITHFIYAIIILSFLPMVIKAIKK; encoded by the coding sequence ATGGAAATTTTAAACTTTATTCTTCACATTGACAAATATTTAGCAATTTTGATAGAGAATTACGGAACCCTCGTTTATCTAATTCTTTTTTTTATAATCTTTTCTGAAACCGGATTTGTAATAACTCCTTTTTTACCCGGGGACTCTCTTTTGTTTGTGTTAGGAGCTTTCTCTGCCGTAAATCTTTTAGATATTAAGATTTTATACCCTTTACTACTGACAGCTGCTATACTTGGAAACACTGTCAATTTTTTTATAGGCTACTACTTTGGAGAGAAGATACTTAGAAACGGAAAGTTAGTAAAGAAAGAGTATATACAGCAAACAGAGGAATTTTTTCAAAAGCACGGTGGAAAAGCTGTAATAATATCAAGATTCTTACCTATATTTAGAACATTTGTTCCGTTTGTAGCAGGCATAGGAAAAATGGATACCCACAAGTTTATGTTTTACAACTTTATAGGTGGTTTTTCTTGGATAACTTTATTTTTACTACTTGGCTACTTTACAGGAAACATTCCTTTTGTTAAGGAAAACATAACACACTTTATTTATGCTATTATAATCTTATCATTTTTACCAATGGTTATAAAAGCTATTAAAAAGTGA
- the groL gene encoding chaperonin GroEL (60 kDa chaperone family; promotes refolding of misfolded polypeptides especially under stressful conditions; forms two stacked rings of heptamers to form a barrel-shaped 14mer; ends can be capped by GroES; misfolded proteins enter the barrel where they are refolded when GroES binds), producing the protein MAAKRLVYGDEARAKLKAGVDKLANAVKVTLGPRGREVILEKKWGSPVVTKDGVSVAKEIELADPYENMAAQLVKEVASKTADVAGDGTTTATILTQAIYEEGLKAIASGANPVYVKRGIDEAVKIIIEELKKISKPVSGRKEIEQVATISANNDPEIGKIIADAMEKVGKDGVITVEESKSAETVLEVTEGMQFDRGYLSPYFVTNPEKMEAVLENPYILIYEKKISNIRELLPVLEKVVQTNRPLLIIAEDVEGEALATLVVNHIKGVLKVCAVKAPGFGERRKAMLQDIAILTGGTAITEDLGIKLESVDLDMLGKADKVVVDKDSTTIIGGKGNPEDIKARIEQIKKQIETTTSEYDKEKLQERLAKLAGGVAIIKVGAATEAELKEKKDRVDDAVHATKAAVEEGIVPGGGVALYRASRALCNINEENPDKAWGIKIVRNACKVPIKQIAYNAGFEGSVIVEKIKDSENVNYGFNAATGEFVDMVEAGIIDPTKVVRTALQNAASIAGTMLTAECLVAEIKEKEEKLPNAGGMGDMDF; encoded by the coding sequence ATGGCAGCAAAAAGATTAGTTTACGGTGATGAAGCAAGAGCTAAGTTAAAAGCTGGTGTTGATAAATTAGCAAACGCAGTAAAAGTAACACTTGGTCCAAGAGGTAGAGAAGTAATCTTAGAGAAAAAATGGGGTTCTCCTGTAGTAACAAAAGACGGTGTATCTGTTGCTAAGGAAATAGAGTTAGCAGACCCATACGAAAACATGGCAGCACAACTTGTCAAAGAAGTTGCATCTAAAACTGCTGACGTGGCTGGAGACGGTACAACTACAGCAACAATCTTAACTCAAGCTATCTACGAAGAAGGATTAAAGGCAATAGCTTCCGGAGCTAATCCAGTTTATGTAAAAAGAGGAATAGATGAAGCAGTTAAGATAATCATCGAAGAATTAAAGAAAATATCCAAACCTGTATCAGGAAGAAAAGAGATAGAGCAAGTTGCTACAATATCTGCTAACAACGACCCAGAAATCGGAAAAATCATAGCTGATGCTATGGAAAAAGTTGGAAAAGATGGTGTTATAACCGTAGAAGAGTCTAAATCTGCAGAGACTGTTTTAGAAGTAACAGAAGGTATGCAATTTGATAGAGGATACCTATCTCCATACTTTGTAACAAACCCAGAAAAAATGGAAGCTGTTTTAGAAAATCCATACATCTTAATCTATGAAAAGAAAATAAGCAACATAAGAGAATTATTACCAGTTCTTGAAAAAGTAGTTCAAACAAACAGACCACTCTTAATAATTGCCGAAGATGTTGAAGGTGAAGCTCTTGCTACATTAGTAGTAAACCACATAAAAGGTGTTCTAAAAGTATGTGCTGTTAAAGCTCCGGGCTTTGGAGAAAGAAGAAAAGCAATGCTCCAAGACATTGCAATACTAACAGGTGGTACTGCTATAACAGAAGACCTTGGAATTAAACTTGAGTCTGTAGACCTTGATATGCTCGGAAAAGCTGACAAAGTTGTGGTTGACAAAGATAGCACTACAATAATTGGTGGAAAAGGAAATCCTGAAGATATAAAAGCAAGAATTGAACAAATCAAAAAACAAATAGAAACTACAACTTCTGAGTACGACAAAGAAAAACTCCAAGAAAGACTTGCTAAGTTAGCAGGTGGAGTTGCTATAATCAAAGTAGGAGCTGCTACAGAAGCAGAACTCAAAGAGAAAAAAGACAGAGTTGACGACGCTGTACATGCTACAAAAGCAGCTGTTGAAGAAGGAATAGTTCCTGGTGGTGGTGTTGCACTCTACAGAGCTTCAAGAGCACTTTGCAACATAAATGAAGAAAACCCAGACAAAGCTTGGGGTATCAAGATAGTTAGAAACGCTTGTAAGGTACCAATCAAACAAATTGCTTACAACGCTGGATTTGAAGGATCTGTAATAGTAGAAAAAATAAAAGACTCTGAAAATGTAAACTACGGATTCAACGCTGCTACTGGTGAGTTTGTAGACATGGTTGAAGCTGGAATAATAGACCCAACTAAAGTTGTAAGAACAGCTCTCCAAAACGCAGCTTCTATAGCAGGAACAATGTTAACAGCTGAGTGCTTAGTAGCTGAAATAAAAGAAAAAGAAGAAAAACTCCCTAACGCAGGTGGAATGGGAGATATGGACTTCTAA
- the groES gene encoding co-chaperone GroES encodes MAKLKPLYDRVVVKRVEEEVAKTPAGIIIPDTAKEKPQIGEVIAVGEGRVLENGNILPLKVKVGDKVYFSKYAGNEVKVDGEELIILREDDILAIIEN; translated from the coding sequence ATGGCAAAATTAAAACCTCTTTATGACAGAGTTGTTGTTAAGAGGGTGGAAGAAGAAGTTGCAAAGACACCTGCTGGTATTATTATTCCAGATACAGCTAAAGAAAAACCTCAAATTGGAGAAGTAATTGCTGTAGGTGAGGGAAGGGTTTTAGAGAATGGTAACATATTGCCATTAAAGGTAAAAGTTGGTGATAAAGTTTACTTTAGCAAGTATGCAGGAAACGAAGTTAAAGTTGACGGTGAAGAACTTATCATCTTAAGAGAAGATGATATTTTAGCAATTATTGAAAACTAA
- a CDS encoding bacteriohemerythrin, protein MEKLITMTDNLITGVEEMDKEHLELIEIINHVASLIKEGKKEEVKEFFINKFSAYIETHLKDEEKFMESIGYPELETHKKVHNI, encoded by the coding sequence ATGGAAAAATTAATTACGATGACTGATAACCTTATAACAGGTGTTGAAGAGATGGATAAGGAACATTTGGAACTGATTGAAATAATTAATCATGTAGCATCTTTGATCAAAGAAGGTAAGAAAGAAGAAGTCAAGGAATTTTTTATTAATAAGTTTTCTGCCTATATAGAAACACATTTAAAAGATGAAGAAAAATTTATGGAATCTATAGGATATCCAGAATTGGAGACTCATAAGAAAGTTCACAATATATAG